From a single Nitrogeniibacter mangrovi genomic region:
- a CDS encoding PAS domain S-box protein, whose amino-acid sequence MANPGLSTDMPPSGGVIDPRTPIRSRLFNTVVLVGCAVGVLGLLTTAAISHWLGQMEQAHRARVMAEDVHHLADMLRSRMRDYEGEAKAMAGLFSASDQVSYDEWLRFVGIAGIDKITARGALGIVFAPRVERHQRAEWEANIQALYGRPAQISGFDHGLSFPIQYFSPDVSRLGGLVGSNLIETPAGRDAVLHALAVDGPVLSAPFAAGPGAPDALVALLVMPIESHGIPRAVGFNSLEKVNGIVAVGVRYQEWIDSVLAGWKDRYRVELVDPSAGRYRRVIAAPDHLAPVGAGQTLVLAGRRLQLRFYDVVKAGTPLVETATRAAGSLLSVMLAWLTMVQLAGRFRAEDAAQRIGSELAESERRFALALSATSDGIWEWQTAGGRLFLSARGYDIVFGREAAAGYVSLRAVLRQLPGTERSVLISAVRAHLKQRAPLDVELVRTDARGHPQTLRVRGQAQWDELGYVDRLAGAVTEITALRERERDLERTQCFYARVLEVFPYPLLIKTREQRYIFANQAACDFIGASREALLNGEVGDLLPGQMAPHRVHDDEVIGSGLAVSHEFHVRTHDGREGDVIISKAAFTDPDGEPVVVVVISNVTALRRAEEALRHSLAELDGLFRNSSLGMAMISKAGQIRRVNAAFARIVGRDENDLVGRFYRELTPARFHKLDREKTVDALCSGHVSAYERAFFRPDGSEVPVVLTGALVHDDDGEQGLWTVVEDISERKRAEAALRRMNATNKSMLDAVPDIMIQFDEALHFTAFRASEGESMRIDPARVLGKPLSRIISRQRFEKVAPVFHEVMAERRMRVVEYSARNARGEMQHYEARIAPVATGGVLVLLRDITERQQREAALRESESRFRLMADAAPAFIWVADEVMMITYVNRYGRELTGLGLDRLRGTGWLGSLHPDDHDRVAETVRAACEQRTPFEFECRVRRPDGSYVWLMLVGALRHGEQGEFAGFIGCGTDVTEVHHAHRELRRHRDHLAELVAEQTADLMQAKEAAERASDAKTLFLTNMSHELRSPMHAVLSYARLGEDKSGSADPERIRGYFQRIRTSGDRLLALLNDLLDLSRLEARKMTLERQPLALHEVVDEVMHEFEALCVARRVRLGWLTDTPVPRVAADPVRMGQVVRNLIANAVKFSPVGGAVSVAIEPGTMVRPDGAGRAVDAVCLSVSDQGPGIPADERQVVFDKFVQSSKTRTGAGGTGLGLAICKEIVEAHGGSIHAQDADGGGACFVVKLPLDRVPQTTRAREEQEEGKDG is encoded by the coding sequence ATGGCGAATCCCGGCCTCAGCACCGACATGCCGCCGTCTGGCGGCGTGATCGACCCCCGCACGCCGATCCGTAGTCGGCTCTTCAATACCGTCGTCCTCGTGGGATGCGCGGTGGGTGTGCTCGGGCTGCTGACGACCGCTGCCATCAGTCACTGGCTCGGCCAGATGGAGCAGGCGCACCGGGCGCGCGTGATGGCCGAGGATGTCCACCACCTGGCCGACATGCTGCGCTCGCGTATGCGGGACTACGAGGGCGAGGCCAAGGCCATGGCGGGCCTGTTTTCCGCTTCGGATCAGGTGTCCTATGACGAGTGGCTGCGTTTCGTCGGCATTGCGGGGATCGACAAGATCACCGCGCGCGGTGCGCTGGGCATCGTCTTCGCGCCGCGTGTCGAACGGCACCAGCGCGCCGAATGGGAGGCCAACATCCAGGCCCTCTACGGTCGCCCGGCGCAGATCTCCGGCTTCGACCACGGCCTGAGCTTTCCGATTCAGTATTTTTCGCCCGACGTGTCGCGTCTCGGCGGCCTGGTGGGCAGCAATCTGATCGAAACGCCGGCCGGTCGCGATGCCGTGCTCCACGCGCTGGCGGTCGATGGCCCGGTGCTGTCGGCGCCGTTCGCCGCGGGACCGGGGGCGCCGGATGCGCTCGTCGCCCTGCTGGTGATGCCGATCGAGTCACACGGGATACCTCGGGCGGTGGGCTTCAACTCGCTTGAAAAGGTCAATGGCATCGTCGCGGTCGGCGTCCGCTATCAGGAGTGGATCGATTCGGTGCTTGCCGGCTGGAAGGATCGCTACCGGGTCGAACTGGTCGATCCGTCGGCGGGGCGCTATCGCCGCGTGATCGCCGCGCCCGACCATCTGGCGCCGGTCGGGGCCGGGCAGACGCTGGTCCTGGCGGGACGCAGGTTGCAGTTGCGCTTCTACGATGTGGTCAAGGCCGGGACCCCGCTGGTGGAGACCGCGACGCGCGCCGCCGGTTCGCTGCTCAGCGTGATGCTGGCCTGGCTGACCATGGTTCAGCTCGCCGGACGGTTTCGTGCCGAGGATGCCGCCCAGCGGATCGGTTCCGAGCTGGCGGAAAGCGAACGGCGTTTCGCGCTCGCGCTGAGCGCGACCAGCGACGGCATCTGGGAATGGCAGACCGCCGGCGGGCGGTTGTTTCTCTCGGCCCGGGGGTACGACATCGTGTTCGGTCGCGAGGCCGCGGCGGGGTATGTGTCCCTGCGAGCCGTGCTCCGGCAGCTGCCGGGTACGGAGCGTTCGGTGCTCATCTCGGCGGTGCGCGCGCATCTGAAACAGCGGGCGCCGCTGGATGTCGAACTGGTGCGCACGGATGCCCGCGGGCATCCCCAGACCCTGCGCGTGCGCGGCCAGGCCCAATGGGACGAGCTCGGATACGTCGACCGTCTGGCCGGGGCTGTCACCGAGATCACGGCGCTGCGCGAGCGCGAGCGGGATCTGGAGCGGACCCAGTGCTTCTATGCTCGGGTGCTCGAAGTGTTTCCCTACCCGCTGCTCATCAAGACGCGCGAGCAGCGCTACATCTTCGCCAACCAGGCCGCCTGCGATTTCATCGGCGCCTCCCGCGAGGCGTTGCTCAACGGCGAGGTGGGCGATCTGCTCCCCGGGCAGATGGCGCCGCACCGGGTCCATGACGACGAAGTCATCGGCAGCGGCCTCGCGGTTTCGCACGAATTCCATGTGCGCACCCACGACGGACGCGAAGGGGATGTGATCATCAGCAAGGCGGCCTTCACCGATCCGGACGGTGAGCCGGTGGTGGTGGTGGTGATCTCGAACGTGACCGCCCTGCGCCGGGCCGAGGAGGCGCTGCGCCATTCGCTCGCCGAACTCGACGGGCTGTTCCGCAATTCCTCCCTGGGCATGGCGATGATCTCCAAGGCGGGGCAGATCCGGCGGGTCAACGCGGCCTTCGCGCGTATCGTCGGACGCGACGAGAACGATCTGGTGGGACGTTTCTACCGGGAGCTGACCCCGGCGCGCTTCCACAAGCTCGATCGCGAGAAAACCGTCGACGCCCTGTGCAGCGGCCATGTGAGCGCCTACGAGCGCGCGTTCTTCCGCCCCGACGGCTCCGAGGTGCCGGTGGTGCTGACCGGCGCCCTGGTGCACGACGACGATGGTGAGCAGGGGCTGTGGACCGTGGTCGAGGACATCTCCGAGCGCAAGCGCGCCGAGGCCGCCCTGCGGCGGATGAACGCGACCAACAAGTCGATGCTCGATGCGGTGCCCGACATCATGATCCAGTTCGATGAGGCGTTGCATTTCACCGCCTTCCGGGCCAGCGAGGGCGAGTCCATGCGCATCGATCCGGCGCGGGTGCTGGGCAAGCCGTTGTCGAGAATCATCTCGCGACAGCGCTTCGAGAAGGTCGCTCCGGTGTTTCACGAGGTCATGGCCGAGCGCCGCATGCGGGTCGTCGAATACAGCGCCCGCAACGCCCGTGGCGAGATGCAGCATTACGAGGCGCGGATCGCGCCGGTCGCCACCGGCGGGGTCCTGGTGCTGCTGCGCGACATCACCGAGCGGCAGCAACGGGAAGCGGCGCTGCGCGAGAGCGAATCGCGCTTCCGCCTCATGGCGGATGCTGCACCGGCGTTCATCTGGGTGGCGGACGAGGTGATGATGATCACCTATGTGAATCGCTACGGACGCGAGCTGACCGGGCTGGGCCTGGATCGGCTGCGCGGCACCGGCTGGCTCGGTTCCCTCCATCCGGATGACCATGACCGGGTGGCCGAGACGGTGCGTGCCGCGTGCGAGCAGCGCACGCCGTTCGAGTTCGAATGCCGGGTGCGGCGGCCGGACGGCAGTTACGTGTGGCTCATGCTGGTGGGCGCCCTGCGCCACGGCGAACAGGGCGAGTTCGCCGGTTTCATCGGCTGCGGGACCGACGTGACCGAGGTCCATCACGCCCACCGCGAGCTGCGCCGCCACCGCGACCACCTGGCCGAGCTGGTGGCGGAACAGACGGCGGACCTGATGCAGGCGAAGGAGGCCGCGGAGCGCGCCAGCGACGCCAAGACGCTGTTCCTCACCAACATGTCGCACGAGTTGCGCTCGCCCATGCACGCGGTGCTCAGCTACGCCCGCCTGGGCGAGGACAAGAGCGGGTCGGCGGACCCCGAGCGCATCCGCGGCTACTTCCAGCGCATCCGCACCAGCGGTGACCGCCTGCTTGCGCTGCTCAACGATCTGCTCGACCTGTCCCGGCTCGAGGCGCGGAAGATGACGCTGGAGCGCCAGCCGCTGGCCTTGCACGAGGTGGTCGACGAAGTGATGCACGAATTCGAGGCGCTGTGCGTGGCGCGCCGGGTCCGTCTGGGTTGGCTGACCGACACGCCGGTTCCGCGCGTGGCGGCCGATCCGGTGCGCATGGGGCAGGTGGTGCGCAACCTCATCGCCAACGCGGTGAAGTTTTCCCCTGTCGGGGGAGCGGTTTCGGTGGCCATCGAGCCGGGCACGATGGTGCGCCCGGACGGCGCCGGGAGGGCGGTCGACGCGGTGTGCCTGTCGGTGAGCGATCAAGGCCCGGGAATTCCGGCCGATGAAAGGCAGGTGGTGTTCGACAAATTCGTGCAAAGCAGCAAGACGCGCACCGGGGCCGGCGGCACCGGTCTCGGGCTCGCCATCTGCAAGGAGATCGTCGAGGCCCATGGCGGTAGCATCCACGCACAGGATGCCGACGGTGGCGGCGCGTGTTTCGTGGTGAAATTGCCGCTCGACCGTGTTCCGCAGACGACGCGGGCACGGGAAGAACAGGAGGAGGGAAAGGACGGATGA
- a CDS encoding CmpA/NrtA family ABC transporter substrate-binding protein, producing MKHHTTSLPRATFSGRLRGVVVSTLIAFGAFAATAHGAPEDVEKPDLKFGFIKLTDMAPLAVAYEKHYFEDEGLYVTLEAQANWKVLLDRVISGELDGAHMLAGQPLGATIGYGTKADIITAFSMDLNGNGITVSNEVMEKLKKKLPLQADGKPVHPIKAEYLKAVVDDYKKEGKPFKMGMVFPVSTHNYELRYYLASGGLNPGYYAPKKGDTAGTINADVLLSVTPPPQMPATMEAGTIYGYCVGEPWNQQAVFKGIGAPIITDYEIEKNNPEKVFGVTKAWNDKYPNTHKAVIKALIRAAYWLDEQNDKNRKEAAKMISASNYVGADYKVIANSMTGTFEYEKGDVRKVPDFNVFFRYNATYPYYSDAIWYLTQMRRWGQIADYKPDSWYMDIAKKVYRPDIYAAAAKELIAEGKMKASDFPDFATETGFKPVQNDFIDGIPYDGTKPNAYIDSLKIGLKGKDEVK from the coding sequence ATGAAACATCACACCACTTCCCTGCCGCGGGCGACCTTCAGTGGGCGTTTGCGTGGCGTCGTCGTGTCCACCCTGATCGCCTTCGGCGCTTTCGCCGCGACCGCGCATGGCGCGCCGGAGGATGTCGAAAAGCCGGACCTGAAGTTCGGTTTCATCAAGCTCACCGACATGGCCCCGCTGGCGGTGGCCTACGAGAAGCATTACTTCGAGGACGAGGGGCTGTATGTGACCCTCGAGGCCCAGGCCAACTGGAAGGTGCTGCTCGACCGCGTCATTTCCGGCGAGCTCGACGGCGCCCACATGCTGGCCGGGCAGCCGCTGGGGGCGACCATCGGCTACGGCACCAAGGCGGACATCATCACCGCCTTCTCCATGGACCTGAACGGCAACGGCATCACCGTCTCCAACGAGGTCATGGAGAAGCTCAAGAAGAAGCTGCCGCTGCAGGCGGACGGCAAGCCGGTGCATCCGATCAAGGCCGAGTACCTCAAGGCGGTGGTCGACGACTACAAGAAGGAAGGCAAGCCCTTCAAGATGGGCATGGTGTTCCCGGTGTCGACGCACAACTACGAGCTGCGCTACTACCTGGCCTCCGGCGGCCTGAACCCGGGCTACTACGCGCCCAAGAAGGGCGACACCGCGGGCACCATCAACGCCGACGTGCTGCTCTCGGTCACCCCGCCGCCGCAGATGCCGGCCACCATGGAAGCGGGCACCATCTACGGCTACTGCGTGGGTGAGCCGTGGAACCAGCAGGCGGTGTTCAAGGGCATCGGCGCGCCGATCATCACCGACTACGAGATCGAGAAGAACAATCCGGAGAAGGTGTTCGGCGTCACCAAGGCGTGGAACGACAAGTACCCCAACACCCACAAGGCGGTCATCAAGGCGCTGATCCGCGCCGCCTACTGGCTGGACGAGCAGAACGACAAGAACCGCAAGGAAGCGGCGAAGATGATCTCCGCCTCCAACTACGTCGGCGCCGACTACAAGGTCATCGCCAACAGCATGACCGGGACCTTCGAGTACGAGAAGGGGGATGTGCGCAAGGTGCCGGACTTCAACGTGTTCTTCCGCTACAACGCGACCTACCCGTACTACTCCGACGCCATCTGGTACCTCACCCAGATGCGCCGCTGGGGCCAGATTGCCGACTACAAGCCGGATAGCTGGTACATGGACATCGCCAAGAAGGTGTATCGCCCGGACATCTACGCCGCGGCCGCCAAGGAGCTGATTGCCGAAGGCAAGATGAAGGCCTCCGACTTCCCCGATTTCGCCACCGAAACGGGTTTCAAGCCGGTGCAGAACGACTTCATCGACGGCATCCCCTATGACGGGACCAAGCCCAACGCCTACATCGACAGCCTCAAGATCGGCCTGAAAGGCAAGGACGAGGTCAAGTAA
- a CDS encoding ATP-binding response regulator — MSVTRILVVDDEPFNLDIVSEYLDEEGYDLGMAGSGEEAWELLQNPQHGYDLVILDRMMPGIDGMEVLRRIKADTRLGELPVIMQTAAASPDQVREGLAAGAYYYLTKPFEPESLQSIVRAALDDLRQRRNLSQRIELHVGALRTLENGRFSFRTLDEAHALAALTASLCDEPEIVVLGLSELLINAVEHGNLAIDFAEKSRLREEGRWEAEVERRLALPQYAGRRAHLSVVAREDAWIFEIEDDGDGFDWHNYLELAPERAFAPNGRGIALARQLAFSELEFQGKGNCVKAVVSRPSRCGGG, encoded by the coding sequence ATGAGCGTGACGCGCATTCTGGTGGTGGACGACGAGCCATTCAATCTCGACATCGTGAGCGAGTATCTCGACGAGGAAGGCTACGATCTGGGCATGGCCGGCAGTGGTGAGGAGGCCTGGGAGTTGCTGCAGAACCCGCAGCATGGCTACGACCTGGTGATTCTCGACCGCATGATGCCGGGTATCGATGGCATGGAGGTGCTGCGGCGGATCAAGGCCGACACGCGCCTCGGCGAATTGCCGGTCATCATGCAGACCGCGGCGGCCAGTCCCGACCAGGTCCGCGAGGGGCTCGCCGCCGGTGCCTACTACTATCTGACCAAGCCCTTCGAGCCGGAGAGCCTGCAGAGCATCGTGCGTGCCGCGCTCGACGACTTGCGCCAGCGGCGCAACCTGTCCCAGCGCATCGAATTGCACGTGGGGGCGTTGCGGACGCTGGAAAACGGACGCTTCTCCTTCCGGACCCTGGACGAGGCCCATGCCCTCGCGGCCCTGACCGCATCCCTGTGCGACGAGCCCGAGATCGTGGTGCTGGGGTTGTCGGAGCTGCTCATCAATGCGGTCGAGCACGGGAATCTGGCCATCGATTTCGCGGAGAAGTCGCGCCTGCGCGAAGAAGGGCGCTGGGAGGCCGAGGTCGAGCGCCGGCTCGCGCTGCCCCAGTATGCCGGCCGGCGTGCCCATCTGTCCGTCGTGGCCCGCGAGGATGCGTGGATCTTCGAAATCGAGGATGATGGCGACGGCTTCGACTGGCACAACTATCTGGAACTGGCGCCGGAACGAGCCTTCGCGCCCAATGGACGGGGCATCGCGCTGGCGCGTCAGCTCGCCTTCAGCGAGCTGGAATTCCAGGGCAAGGGCAATTGTGTGAAAGCCGTCGTCTCCCGCCCGTCACGGTGTGGCGGCGGCTGA
- a CDS encoding SpoIIE family protein phosphatase, whose protein sequence is MTDILHTKALTVLVADDTSANRNMMTVFLRKLGLASICVADGREAVDAYVEQRPDIVLMDLMMPEMDGFEATRRIRAAQRGEWTPILIMSALNADADIVAGLDAGADDYMVKPISFTVFAAKMRTMQRLLAMERGQRELLGRVQAISNAVIDGIVTVDETGLIQSANPAAHRMFGYEAGSLIGQNVSVLTPPGIRSEHDGYLARYLAGGPKAVIGTVREVQGARAGGEIFPLELGVTELKFEDRRLFIGVLRDISERVRVREEREQHAAHLQHYHDEQQREQLLARQIMASQVNTEAMNDPRIHYSVMPAQNFSGDMVVAATSPGGRLYAMLADATGHGLSAAVSVQPVLPLFYALVAQDTPLAGVVSQINHMLHETLPVGRFVGAAMMSLSADGCAADVWVGGVPAVLVVTADGRIRARVPSQQLPLGVVESCREGCAPEQVVLAPGEQIVLHSDGVTEAANDAGEDFGLARLEAVIAAWPARQRVDMAKIALAEHLAGASAHDDMSLLMIDAKAADSAGERADPSI, encoded by the coding sequence ATGACTGACATCCTCCACACCAAGGCGCTGACCGTTCTGGTGGCCGACGACACCTCGGCGAATCGCAACATGATGACGGTGTTCCTGCGCAAGCTCGGCCTCGCGTCGATCTGTGTTGCCGACGGCCGCGAAGCCGTGGACGCCTACGTCGAGCAGCGCCCCGACATCGTCCTGATGGACCTGATGATGCCGGAGATGGACGGCTTCGAGGCGACCCGACGCATCCGTGCCGCCCAGCGCGGCGAATGGACGCCGATCCTGATCATGTCGGCCCTCAATGCCGACGCCGACATCGTGGCGGGCCTCGATGCCGGTGCCGACGACTACATGGTCAAGCCGATATCCTTCACCGTGTTCGCGGCCAAGATGCGCACCATGCAGCGGCTGCTGGCGATGGAGCGGGGTCAGCGCGAACTGCTCGGTCGGGTGCAGGCCATCTCCAATGCGGTGATCGACGGCATCGTCACCGTGGACGAGACCGGCCTCATCCAGTCGGCCAACCCGGCGGCGCACCGCATGTTCGGCTACGAGGCGGGCAGCCTGATCGGACAGAACGTCAGCGTGCTCACGCCCCCCGGAATCCGTTCGGAGCACGACGGCTATCTGGCCCGCTACCTCGCCGGCGGGCCGAAGGCGGTCATCGGCACGGTGCGTGAAGTGCAGGGCGCGCGCGCGGGCGGCGAGATCTTCCCGCTGGAACTGGGGGTGACCGAACTCAAGTTCGAGGACCGGCGCCTGTTCATCGGGGTGCTGCGGGACATCAGCGAGCGGGTCCGGGTGCGTGAGGAACGCGAACAGCACGCGGCCCACCTGCAGCACTACCACGACGAGCAGCAGCGTGAGCAGTTGCTGGCGCGGCAGATCATGGCCAGCCAGGTCAACACCGAGGCCATGAACGACCCGCGCATCCACTATTCGGTGATGCCGGCGCAGAACTTCTCCGGCGACATGGTGGTGGCGGCCACCTCGCCGGGCGGACGTCTGTACGCCATGCTGGCCGATGCCACCGGGCACGGACTGTCGGCAGCCGTCAGCGTGCAGCCGGTATTGCCGCTGTTCTATGCCCTGGTCGCCCAGGACACCCCGCTGGCCGGCGTGGTCAGCCAGATCAACCACATGCTGCACGAGACGCTGCCGGTCGGGCGTTTCGTCGGCGCCGCCATGATGAGCCTGAGCGCGGATGGGTGTGCCGCCGACGTGTGGGTCGGCGGCGTGCCGGCGGTGCTCGTGGTGACGGCCGATGGCCGCATCCGGGCGCGCGTGCCATCGCAGCAGTTGCCGCTCGGGGTGGTCGAGAGCTGCCGCGAGGGCTGTGCCCCCGAGCAGGTGGTACTCGCCCCGGGTGAGCAGATCGTGCTCCATTCCGACGGAGTCACGGAGGCGGCCAACGACGCGGGCGAGGACTTCGGTCTGGCGCGCCTCGAGGCGGTCATCGCCGCCTGGCCGGCGCGCCAGCGGGTGGACATGGCCAAGATCGCCCTCGCGGAGCATCTGGCCGGCGCCTCGGCGCATGACGACATGTCCCTGCTCATGATCGACGCCAAGGCCGCCGATTCGGCGGGTGAGCGCGCTGATCCATCGATCTAG
- a CDS encoding YgaP family membrane protein, whose product MTLTVNQFVRIFAGAFVLISLALGVDGSPLFVSKYFLWFTAFVGANLFQSGFTRICPLETILRRLGVKDGIGCS is encoded by the coding sequence ATGACGCTGACCGTCAATCAGTTCGTTCGCATTTTCGCCGGCGCCTTCGTGCTCATCTCGCTGGCGCTCGGGGTGGACGGCTCGCCGCTGTTCGTGAGCAAGTACTTCCTGTGGTTCACCGCCTTCGTCGGCGCCAATCTGTTCCAGAGCGGCTTCACCCGCATCTGCCCGCTCGAGACCATCCTGCGCCGGCTGGGCGTCAAGGACGGCATCGGCTGCAGCTGA